One genomic region from bacterium encodes:
- a CDS encoding HEAT repeat domain-containing protein codes for MEDLRVQFELYRQGGPHPDVARLLTVLQNPHAVPQALVALTIHAVIDIKIVDAIPFLERILLLPDSNLIAAACEALGKLDSKKTVPQILALTKNPSPNVRRAVARALSLLQASSARSELLRLLKQDESESVRIAARAALLRIG; via the coding sequence ATGGAGGATCTTCGGGTTCAATTCGAATTGTACCGGCAAGGAGGACCGCACCCTGATGTTGCCAGGTTGCTCACAGTACTGCAAAATCCACACGCCGTCCCGCAGGCGCTTGTTGCTTTGACAATTCACGCGGTTATAGATATCAAGATTGTGGATGCAATTCCTTTTCTGGAGAGAATTCTCTTATTGCCAGATAGCAATCTGATCGCTGCCGCTTGTGAAGCGCTCGGAAAATTGGATTCTAAAAAGACAGTCCCACAAATACTTGCGCTGACAAAAAATCCGTCGCCTAATGTCCGGCGAGCCGTCGCGCGGGCTCTAAGTTTGCTGCAGGCGAGCTCGGCACGATCAGAGCTCCTGCGCTTGCTCAAACAGGATGAGTCGGAATCAGTAAGAATTGCTGCCCGCGCTGCATTGCTTAGAATCGGATGA